In one Microbacterium invictum genomic region, the following are encoded:
- the ccsB gene encoding c-type cytochrome biogenesis protein CcsB produces the protein MPDAALTLDSVSVLLVWTAIAIYALAFVAYAIDLARRSASAIEERDAASGAVRAEARELVGAAAGGSTTSARGAGPVASGSDSVSWTQAEGAKKPRLVWARLGTVLTVLGFLFHLGATVTRGIAAERVPWSNMYEFALTGTLLIIAVYLAALVRSDLRFLGSLITGLTVLLLGGATLAFYVEIVPLMDPLKSVWLVIHVFVASLATALFALAFGLSVLQLMQSRREAKAKGPGFLRTLPRSEALESLAYRFTIIGFMFWTFTLIAGAIWANDAWGRYWGFDTKEVWTFVIWVLYAGYIHARATRGWRGSRSAWLSIIGFAAVLFNFTIVNMFFKGLHAYSGLS, from the coding sequence ATGCCCGACGCCGCCCTGACGCTCGATTCTGTCTCGGTTCTGCTCGTCTGGACCGCCATCGCGATCTACGCGCTCGCCTTCGTCGCCTACGCGATCGATCTCGCCCGTCGTTCGGCGTCGGCGATCGAGGAGCGGGATGCCGCGAGCGGCGCCGTCCGCGCCGAAGCGCGCGAGCTCGTCGGGGCTGCCGCCGGCGGATCGACAACGTCGGCGCGGGGCGCCGGCCCCGTGGCATCCGGTTCCGATTCGGTGTCGTGGACGCAGGCCGAGGGCGCGAAGAAGCCCCGCCTGGTGTGGGCTCGGCTCGGCACCGTGCTGACGGTGCTGGGGTTCCTCTTCCACCTGGGGGCGACCGTCACGCGCGGCATCGCCGCCGAGCGGGTGCCGTGGTCGAATATGTACGAGTTCGCCCTCACCGGGACGCTCCTCATCATCGCCGTCTACCTCGCCGCGCTTGTGCGGTCGGATCTGCGGTTCCTTGGCTCGCTCATCACCGGGCTCACGGTGCTCCTCCTCGGCGGGGCGACGCTGGCGTTCTACGTCGAGATCGTGCCGCTCATGGATCCGCTCAAGAGCGTCTGGCTGGTCATCCACGTCTTCGTCGCCTCGCTCGCGACAGCGCTGTTCGCGCTGGCGTTCGGGCTGTCGGTGCTGCAGCTCATGCAGTCGCGGCGTGAGGCGAAGGCGAAAGGGCCCGGGTTCCTCCGCACCCTGCCGCGGTCGGAGGCGCTGGAGTCCCTCGCCTACCGATTCACCATCATCGGCTTCATGTTCTGGACGTTCACCCTCATCGCCGGGGCGATCTGGGCCAACGACGCGTGGGGCCGCTACTGGGGCTTCGACACCAAGGAAGTCTGGACCTTTGTCATCTGGGTGCTCTACGCCGGGTACATCCACGCCCGCGCGACGCGCGGCTGGCGCGGCTCGCGGTCGGCGTGGCTGTCGATCATCGGCTTCGCCGCGGTGCTGTTCAACTTCACCATCGTGAACATGTTCTTCAAGGGGCTGCACGCCTACAGCGGCCTGAGCTGA
- a CDS encoding LLM class F420-dependent oxidoreductase, translating to MLLDTPVRLGVQIQPQHATYPQIRDAVQRLEEMGVDILFNWDHFFPLFGDPDGLHFESWTMLGAWAEQTERVEFGALVNCNSYRNADLQADMARTLDHISGGRFIFGTGSGWFERDYTEYGYDFGTAGSRLNDLAEGLQRVVDRWGKLNPAPTRDIPIMIGGKGEQKTLRLVARHADIWHSFVTPDELGHKLGVIDTWAEKEGTDVSDLVVSNELQRRDQSDADALFDAGVRLFTLGWAPSEADYDVIAGWLRWRDAKNGTGSAV from the coding sequence ATGCTTCTCGACACCCCCGTGCGCCTCGGCGTGCAGATCCAGCCCCAGCACGCGACCTACCCCCAGATCCGCGACGCGGTCCAGCGCCTGGAGGAGATGGGCGTGGACATCCTGTTCAACTGGGACCACTTCTTCCCCCTCTTCGGCGACCCCGACGGCCTGCACTTCGAGTCGTGGACGATGCTCGGCGCCTGGGCCGAGCAGACCGAGCGGGTCGAATTCGGTGCGCTGGTGAACTGCAACAGCTACCGCAACGCCGACCTGCAGGCCGATATGGCCCGCACGCTCGACCACATCAGCGGCGGCCGGTTCATCTTCGGCACCGGCTCGGGCTGGTTCGAGCGGGACTACACCGAGTACGGCTACGACTTCGGCACCGCCGGCTCGCGACTGAACGACCTCGCCGAGGGCCTTCAGCGCGTGGTGGACCGGTGGGGCAAGCTCAACCCGGCGCCCACCCGCGACATCCCGATCATGATCGGCGGTAAGGGCGAGCAGAAGACGCTGCGTCTGGTCGCCCGTCACGCCGACATCTGGCACAGTTTCGTCACTCCCGACGAGCTCGGTCACAAGCTCGGCGTCATCGACACCTGGGCCGAGAAGGAGGGGACCGATGTCTCCGACCTCGTCGTCTCGAACGAGCTCCAGCGGCGCGACCAGTCCGACGCCGACGCGCTCTTCGACGCCGGGGTGCGGTTGTTCACGCTCGGGTGGGCGCCCTCCGAGGCCGACTACGACGTGATCGCCGGATGGCTGCGCTGGCGCGACGCGAAGAACGGGACCGGGAGCGCGGTGTGA
- a CDS encoding permease prefix domain 1-containing protein produces the protein MTTTTLTDRYIDAAMRTVPEPQRLDLAAELRASIADQTDARVAAGEDPAAAERAVLTALGDPEVLAAGYTDRPLQLIGPRYFLDWWRLLKLLLAIVLPCAAFGVALGQTLSGASFGELVGSVVVTLIQVTVNLGFWTVLVFAIVERTVQRRTDMGLGEWSLDRLPEPRPRGAGFGDMVGQLVFLVLGVGLVLWDLSIGFVPTERGLSFFDPGLWPAWFAGFVVLAVAEAVLTIVVYLVGRWTPALAVVNLVLNVAFAAAAVWLLTQGRLLNAEFFPTIIGEGGDDVAGILAVIIGFGIVAIAAWDTVDAFLKARQGRGGAMLGR, from the coding sequence ATGACCACCACCACCCTGACCGACCGGTACATCGACGCCGCCATGCGGACGGTTCCCGAGCCGCAGCGCCTCGATCTTGCTGCCGAGCTCCGTGCATCCATCGCCGACCAGACCGACGCGCGCGTCGCCGCGGGCGAAGACCCGGCCGCCGCCGAACGCGCGGTGCTGACCGCCCTCGGCGACCCCGAGGTGCTCGCCGCCGGATACACGGACCGGCCGCTGCAGCTGATCGGACCCCGCTACTTCCTCGACTGGTGGCGGCTGCTGAAGCTGCTGCTGGCGATCGTGCTCCCGTGCGCCGCCTTCGGCGTCGCCCTCGGACAGACGCTGAGCGGTGCGAGCTTCGGCGAGCTCGTGGGCTCGGTCGTGGTGACGCTCATCCAGGTGACGGTGAACCTGGGGTTCTGGACGGTGCTCGTCTTCGCCATCGTCGAACGCACGGTGCAGCGCCGCACCGACATGGGCCTCGGGGAGTGGTCGCTCGACCGGCTTCCCGAGCCGCGCCCCCGCGGGGCCGGCTTCGGCGACATGGTGGGGCAGCTCGTCTTCCTGGTGCTCGGAGTGGGACTGGTGCTCTGGGACCTCTCGATCGGGTTCGTCCCGACCGAGCGCGGCCTGTCGTTCTTCGACCCCGGGCTCTGGCCGGCGTGGTTCGCCGGGTTCGTCGTCCTCGCCGTGGCCGAGGCCGTGCTGACGATCGTCGTCTACCTCGTCGGGCGGTGGACGCCGGCGCTCGCCGTGGTGAACCTCGTACTGAACGTCGCGTTCGCCGCCGCGGCGGTCTGGCTCCTCACCCAGGGGAGGCTGCTGAACGCGGAGTTCTTCCCGACGATCATCGGCGAGGGCGGCGACGATGTCGCGGGCATCCTGGCGGTGATCATCGGGTTCGGAATCGTCGCGATCGCCGCGTGGGACACCGTCGACGCGTTCCTGAAGGCACGCCAGGGACGCGGCGGCGCGATGCTCGGGCGCTGA
- a CDS encoding o-succinylbenzoate synthase, translating into MTLPPLAEVLERLHVVALRLVTRFRGIDAREVALFEGPEGWTEFSPFLEYDDRESSAWLAAALEYGWSPSPPTHRERIPVNATVPAVPAASVADVLARFPGCRTAKVKVAEPSQRLEDDVARVAAVREAMGPEGRIRIDANGAWNLDEAEHAVRAMEHSDLEYVEQPCASIDELAELRRRIARLDIPVAADESVRKAEDPLAVARAGAADLLVIKVQPLGGVSRALRIVAEAGLPVVVSSALDSAIGLSMGAALAASLPDLPYDCGLGTGALFTEDVAAYAAHDGSLPVTRPVPDPAVLERYAVGAERREWWVERLARCHALLAGA; encoded by the coding sequence ATGACGCTCCCTCCGCTCGCCGAGGTCCTCGAACGACTGCACGTCGTCGCTCTCCGGCTGGTCACGCGCTTCCGCGGCATCGACGCGCGCGAGGTCGCCCTGTTCGAGGGGCCCGAGGGATGGACGGAGTTCTCGCCCTTCCTCGAGTACGACGATCGCGAGTCCAGCGCGTGGCTCGCCGCCGCCCTCGAGTACGGCTGGTCGCCCTCTCCCCCGACGCACCGCGAGCGCATCCCGGTGAACGCCACGGTGCCCGCCGTGCCCGCGGCATCCGTCGCCGACGTCCTCGCGCGCTTCCCCGGCTGCCGGACCGCGAAGGTGAAGGTGGCCGAGCCCAGCCAGCGCCTCGAGGACGATGTGGCTCGCGTGGCGGCGGTGCGCGAGGCCATGGGGCCCGAGGGGCGCATCCGCATCGACGCCAACGGCGCCTGGAACCTCGATGAGGCCGAGCATGCCGTACGGGCCATGGAGCACTCCGACCTCGAGTACGTCGAGCAGCCCTGCGCGAGCATCGACGAGCTCGCCGAGCTGCGGCGCCGGATCGCGCGACTGGACATCCCCGTCGCCGCCGACGAGAGCGTGCGCAAGGCCGAGGATCCGCTCGCCGTGGCCCGCGCCGGGGCGGCGGACCTCCTCGTGATCAAGGTCCAGCCTCTCGGCGGGGTGTCACGGGCCCTGCGCATCGTCGCCGAGGCGGGCCTCCCCGTCGTCGTCTCGAGCGCGCTGGACTCGGCGATCGGCCTGTCGATGGGCGCGGCGCTCGCGGCATCCCTCCCCGACCTGCCCTACGACTGCGGCCTGGGCACCGGGGCTCTTTTCACCGAGGATGTCGCGGCGTACGCCGCGCACGACGGTTCGCTCCCCGTCACACGTCCCGTTCCCGACCCCGCCGTCCTCGAGCGGTACGCGGTCGGCGCGGAGCGCCGGGAGTGGTGGGTGGAGCGCCTCGCGCGCTGTCACGCCCTCCTCGCGGGCGCCTGA
- a CDS encoding MMPL family transporter: MSTLLYALGRWSYRRPWKVLVTWVLLLVLAGGGAALFSQGTDNSFSIPGTEAQEGLEELNRTFPQVSGTSAQLVVVAADGDQIDDEAYRTAIDDAVAEFTDLDDVIAVTDPYDDTISGLLSDDGTAAIIRMQFEGQATEISDETVSSAEAIADDLAEALPAGSQAALGGDLFSTAVPALTIIEAIGVLIALFVLMITFRSIAVAWFPLISAIIGVGLAVALIFVATVFTTISSTTPLLAVMLGLAVGIDYSLFIVARHQDQVRAGMEPEESAARATGTAGSAVVFAGVTVLIALIGLSFAGIPFLTTMGIAAAVAVAIAVVVALTLTPAFLGFAKGRVVGWKRRRAPKAVKADGAKRPNRWVMLVTRRPLVTTIAVVALLGAAAIPAASLTLALPNAGMQSEESEARQAYDLVAEKFGPGANGPLIMTGTIVTSTDPLGLMDDLAAEIEQVPGVAEVALATPNETADTGIIQIVPETAPDDPATADLVRELRAQHDRLLDEYGVDLKVTGFTAVAIDISDRLGEALLPFGIFVVGLSLILLMIVFRSIWVPLKAAAGYLLSVAAGFGAVAAVFEWGWFADLLHVSRTGPVISFMPIILMGVLFGLAMDYEVFLVSRMREDFVHARRRLGRTPSRDELRAIAVGAVRSGFTASARVVTAAAVIMFAVFAAFVPEGDTSIKPIALGLAVGIAVDAFLVRMTLVPAVMTLLGERAWWFPRFLDRMLPHFDIEGEAVEREIALEDWPERDTTAAVVADGVGVGGDAGGERGDDVVFTGASFRVEPGATLIVTSDDARAARGLLLTIAGRLAPTDGRIKVEGHLLPERAAWVRPRVGVALLHNNDDPAGELREAFDGGSRVVVVDALDSIETQSLAARDQTMAVLRQSGEVTLIVSASDAAFAERALAEAGRTGATVLSVSGPPAASVLSRSSRSSRSDVAASSTSPFDEVFS; the protein is encoded by the coding sequence GTGTCCACACTGCTCTACGCACTCGGACGTTGGTCGTACCGCCGCCCGTGGAAGGTGCTGGTCACCTGGGTGCTGCTCCTCGTCCTCGCCGGCGGCGGCGCGGCCCTGTTCTCGCAGGGCACCGACAACTCCTTCTCGATTCCCGGCACCGAGGCGCAGGAGGGGCTCGAGGAGCTGAACCGCACCTTCCCGCAGGTGAGCGGGACGAGCGCCCAGCTCGTGGTGGTCGCCGCCGACGGCGACCAGATCGACGACGAGGCGTATCGCACGGCGATCGACGACGCGGTGGCGGAGTTCACCGATCTCGACGACGTCATCGCCGTCACCGACCCCTACGACGACACCATCAGCGGCCTTCTCTCCGATGACGGCACCGCCGCCATCATCCGCATGCAGTTCGAGGGTCAGGCGACGGAGATCTCGGATGAGACCGTCTCGTCGGCCGAGGCGATCGCCGATGATCTCGCCGAGGCGCTTCCCGCGGGGTCGCAGGCAGCTCTCGGTGGCGACCTGTTCTCCACCGCGGTCCCGGCGCTGACGATCATCGAGGCGATCGGGGTGCTCATCGCCCTGTTCGTGCTGATGATCACGTTCCGTTCGATCGCGGTGGCGTGGTTCCCCCTGATCAGCGCCATCATCGGCGTGGGGCTCGCCGTGGCGCTCATCTTCGTCGCCACCGTCTTCACCACGATCTCGTCGACGACGCCGCTGTTGGCGGTGATGCTCGGGCTCGCGGTCGGCATCGACTACTCCCTCTTCATCGTCGCCCGACATCAGGACCAGGTGCGGGCAGGCATGGAGCCCGAGGAGTCGGCGGCGCGGGCCACCGGCACGGCCGGGTCGGCGGTCGTCTTCGCCGGGGTGACGGTACTGATCGCCCTGATCGGGCTCTCGTTCGCCGGCATCCCGTTCCTCACCACGATGGGGATCGCCGCCGCCGTGGCCGTCGCCATCGCCGTGGTGGTCGCCCTCACCCTCACCCCCGCCTTCCTCGGCTTCGCCAAGGGGCGAGTGGTCGGGTGGAAGCGGCGGCGCGCGCCGAAGGCGGTGAAGGCGGATGGGGCGAAGCGGCCGAACCGCTGGGTGATGCTCGTCACGCGGCGCCCCCTGGTCACCACCATCGCGGTCGTCGCCCTGCTCGGGGCGGCGGCGATCCCCGCCGCGAGCCTCACCCTCGCCCTTCCGAACGCCGGAATGCAGAGCGAGGAGAGCGAAGCGCGTCAGGCGTACGACCTCGTCGCCGAGAAGTTCGGGCCGGGGGCCAACGGGCCCCTCATCATGACCGGCACCATCGTGACCTCCACCGATCCGCTCGGGCTCATGGACGACCTCGCGGCCGAGATCGAGCAGGTACCGGGGGTCGCGGAGGTGGCCCTGGCCACCCCCAACGAGACCGCCGACACCGGCATCATCCAGATCGTCCCCGAGACCGCGCCCGACGATCCCGCCACCGCCGACCTCGTCCGGGAGCTCCGCGCACAGCACGATCGGCTCCTCGACGAGTACGGGGTGGATCTGAAGGTGACCGGCTTCACCGCCGTCGCCATCGACATCTCCGACCGACTCGGCGAGGCGCTGCTCCCCTTCGGCATCTTCGTCGTCGGGCTCTCCCTCATCCTCCTGATGATCGTCTTCCGCTCCATCTGGGTGCCGCTGAAGGCCGCCGCCGGTTACCTTCTCTCGGTCGCCGCGGGCTTCGGCGCCGTGGCTGCGGTGTTCGAGTGGGGCTGGTTCGCCGACCTGCTCCACGTCTCGCGCACCGGCCCCGTCATCAGCTTCATGCCGATCATCCTCATGGGTGTGCTGTTCGGACTCGCGATGGACTACGAGGTCTTCCTCGTCTCGCGCATGCGCGAGGACTTCGTCCACGCCCGCCGGCGCCTCGGGCGCACTCCGTCGCGCGACGAGCTCCGGGCGATCGCGGTGGGTGCGGTGCGCTCGGGCTTCACCGCGTCCGCCCGTGTCGTGACGGCGGCGGCGGTGATCATGTTCGCCGTGTTCGCGGCGTTCGTCCCCGAGGGCGACACGTCGATCAAGCCCATCGCCCTCGGGCTCGCGGTCGGCATCGCCGTCGACGCGTTCCTCGTGCGCATGACCCTCGTTCCCGCGGTGATGACCCTCCTCGGCGAGCGCGCGTGGTGGTTCCCCCGCTTCCTCGACAGGATGCTGCCGCACTTCGACATCGAGGGTGAGGCCGTCGAGCGCGAGATCGCCCTCGAGGACTGGCCCGAGCGCGACACCACCGCCGCGGTCGTCGCCGACGGCGTCGGGGTCGGCGGCGACGCCGGGGGCGAGCGCGGCGACGACGTCGTGTTCACCGGCGCGTCGTTCCGGGTCGAGCCGGGAGCTACTTTGATCGTCACCTCGGACGACGCGCGCGCCGCGCGCGGACTGCTCCTCACGATCGCCGGGCGGCTCGCGCCGACCGACGGCCGCATCAAGGTCGAGGGGCACCTCTTGCCCGAGCGCGCAGCCTGGGTGCGCCCGCGCGTGGGCGTGGCCCTGCTCCACAACAACGACGACCCCGCGGGCGAGCTCCGCGAGGCCTTCGACGGCGGAAGCCGGGTGGTCGTCGTCGATGCGCTGGACTCGATCGAGACCCAGTCGCTGGCGGCGCGCGACCAGACGATGGCCGTGCTGCGGCAGAGCGGCGAGGTCACCCTCATCGTCTCCGCCAGCGACGCCGCCTTCGCCGAGCGCGCGCTCGCCGAGGCCGGACGCACCGGAGCCACGGTGCTGTCGGTGAGCGGCCCGCCCGCGGCATCCGTTCTGTCCCGCTCATCCCGTTCTTCGCGCTCCGACGTTGCAGCGTCTTCGACCTCCCCCTTCGATGAGGTGTTCTCATGA
- a CDS encoding 1,4-dihydroxy-2-naphthoyl-CoA synthase, which yields MAALARREERDRERGVSSPVSDLFDPAEWVAAPGAERYTDITAHVSTDGRVARIAFDRPEVRNAFRPRTVDELYDALDIARQDPRIGVVLLTGNGPSPKDGGWAFCSGGDQRIRGRTGYQYEGKDDAGEASGDLGAALGRLHILEVQRLIRFMPKVVIAVVPGWAAGGGHSLHVVCDLTIASREHGRFKQTDADVGSFDAGYGSAFFARQIGQKFAREVFFLAEEYSAERAYEMGAVNRVVDHADLEREALAMARVILTKSPTAIRMLKFAFNAVDDGIAGQQLFAGEATRLAYGTDEAVEGRDAFLQKRDPDWSPYPWHY from the coding sequence ATGGCTGCGCTGGCGCGACGCGAAGAACGGGACCGGGAGCGCGGTGTGAGCTCCCCGGTCTCGGACCTCTTCGACCCCGCGGAGTGGGTCGCAGCCCCGGGCGCGGAGAGGTACACCGACATCACGGCGCACGTCTCCACCGACGGGCGCGTCGCGCGCATCGCGTTCGATCGGCCCGAGGTGCGCAACGCCTTCCGCCCCCGCACGGTCGACGAGCTGTACGACGCCCTCGACATCGCCCGGCAGGATCCGCGGATCGGCGTCGTGCTGCTCACGGGGAACGGGCCGAGTCCGAAGGACGGCGGCTGGGCGTTCTGCTCCGGCGGCGATCAGCGCATCCGGGGACGCACCGGCTATCAGTACGAGGGGAAGGATGACGCCGGCGAGGCATCCGGCGATCTCGGCGCGGCGCTCGGGCGGCTGCACATCCTCGAGGTGCAGCGCCTCATCCGCTTCATGCCGAAGGTGGTCATCGCGGTGGTCCCCGGATGGGCCGCCGGGGGCGGCCACTCGCTGCACGTGGTGTGCGACCTCACGATCGCCAGCCGCGAGCACGGCCGCTTCAAGCAGACCGATGCCGACGTGGGGTCGTTCGACGCCGGGTACGGCTCGGCGTTCTTCGCCCGCCAGATCGGGCAGAAGTTCGCCCGGGAGGTGTTCTTCCTCGCCGAGGAGTACTCCGCCGAGCGGGCGTACGAGATGGGCGCGGTCAACCGCGTGGTCGATCACGCCGATCTCGAGCGCGAGGCGCTGGCGATGGCGCGGGTGATCCTCACGAAGTCGCCGACGGCGATCCGCATGCTGAAGTTCGCCTTCAACGCCGTCGACGACGGCATCGCCGGCCAGCAGCTGTTCGCCGGCGAGGCCACGCGCCTTGCGTACGGCACCGACGAGGCGGTCGAGGGGCGCGACGCGTTCCTGCAGAAGCGCGACCCCGACTGGTCGCCCTACCCCTGGCACTACTGA
- a CDS encoding YhgE/Pip family protein — protein MTLPLERARSPKPVTWLTILGVLLLPVIVGGILVAALYNPTERLDQLNAAIVNEDEPVEIDGQTVPLGRQLSAGLVEGSDDLESNLTWTISNEDDAAEGLADGTYAAVVTIPSNFSAAATSTQPGETPEQATIEVTTPPDSRVVDDAITAQVTTTAASLVGQQLSETYLENVFLGFTTLGEQLGEAATGADQLADGAGQLADGASQAADGAAELPGGISQLGSGASQLATGATGLSQGASALQSGLVQIGGGIGGAADGARQISGGLRGGADQLERDGLVPAQVSGFADVAAASTVTVATEVGGAAQTLGGLAQSAGALSGTLAGLSADCAASGASPEYCERVAAAAVDGGAVASGVGASAAEVGGIAQGSATQAATDAGTVPVVLERFNTEATAQFVGQFRQTADGVDSLASGLDQLEAGTNQSATGAGQLASGATQIGTGAGALASGAGQAAEGAQSLADGVQGLSDGAAEVADGTTSLADGLATATDEIPTYTDAEATDLATVVADPVAAEGVGENLFGASAIPLLSTLALWFGGLGTFVALQAVSRRALTSRAPSALLALRGFLPVAVIGAVQGVLIAGIVQLAASYTWGEWTVYAAVCVVAGVAFAAVNQALVAVFGGVGRWISALVGVLVVATGVVSTVPGALSSLASLLPTAPAYQGMLAALTAADGLGAGLGGLAVWTILALLATVVAVTRRRTVSARSLKAAPAPA, from the coding sequence ATGACCCTTCCCCTCGAACGCGCGCGCAGCCCGAAGCCGGTGACCTGGCTGACGATCCTCGGCGTGCTGCTGCTGCCGGTGATCGTCGGCGGCATCCTCGTCGCTGCCCTGTACAACCCCACCGAGCGGCTCGATCAGCTGAACGCCGCCATCGTGAACGAGGACGAGCCCGTCGAGATCGACGGTCAGACCGTTCCACTCGGCCGCCAGCTGAGCGCCGGGCTCGTCGAGGGGTCGGATGACCTCGAGAGCAACCTCACCTGGACGATCTCGAACGAGGATGACGCGGCCGAAGGCCTCGCCGACGGCACGTACGCCGCGGTCGTGACGATCCCGTCGAACTTCTCGGCCGCCGCGACCTCGACCCAGCCGGGCGAGACGCCCGAGCAGGCGACGATCGAGGTGACGACGCCGCCCGACAGCCGCGTGGTCGACGACGCGATCACCGCGCAGGTGACGACCACCGCCGCCTCGCTCGTGGGGCAGCAGCTGTCGGAGACCTACCTCGAGAACGTCTTCCTCGGGTTCACGACGCTCGGCGAGCAGCTCGGCGAGGCGGCGACCGGCGCCGACCAGCTCGCCGACGGGGCGGGCCAGCTCGCCGACGGCGCCTCGCAGGCGGCCGACGGCGCGGCAGAGCTGCCCGGCGGCATCTCGCAGCTCGGGTCGGGGGCGTCGCAGCTCGCGACCGGCGCGACGGGTCTGTCGCAGGGCGCTTCGGCGCTGCAGAGCGGTCTGGTCCAGATCGGCGGCGGCATCGGCGGCGCAGCCGACGGTGCGCGGCAGATCTCGGGGGGATTGCGCGGCGGGGCCGACCAGCTGGAGCGGGACGGGCTGGTGCCGGCGCAGGTGTCGGGCTTCGCGGACGTCGCGGCCGCGTCGACCGTGACCGTGGCCACCGAGGTCGGCGGCGCCGCGCAGACGCTCGGCGGCCTGGCCCAGAGTGCCGGAGCGCTCTCGGGCACGCTCGCGGGTCTGAGTGCCGACTGCGCGGCGTCGGGGGCGAGCCCGGAGTACTGCGAGCGCGTCGCTGCGGCCGCGGTGGACGGCGGAGCGGTGGCGAGCGGCGTCGGTGCGTCGGCGGCTGAGGTCGGGGGGATCGCGCAGGGGTCGGCGACGCAGGCGGCGACCGATGCCGGGACTGTTCCGGTGGTGCTCGAGCGGTTCAACACCGAGGCGACCGCGCAGTTCGTCGGACAGTTCCGCCAGACCGCCGACGGCGTCGACTCGCTCGCGTCGGGTCTCGATCAGCTCGAGGCCGGGACGAACCAGTCGGCGACGGGCGCGGGCCAGCTCGCATCGGGGGCGACCCAGATCGGCACCGGCGCGGGTGCGCTCGCGAGCGGCGCCGGCCAGGCCGCTGAGGGCGCGCAGTCGCTCGCCGACGGCGTGCAAGGGCTCAGCGACGGCGCAGCCGAGGTCGCCGACGGCACGACGAGCCTCGCCGACGGACTCGCGACCGCGACCGACGAGATCCCGACCTACACCGACGCCGAGGCGACCGACCTCGCCACGGTGGTGGCCGACCCCGTCGCGGCGGAGGGTGTGGGTGAGAACCTGTTCGGCGCCTCGGCGATCCCGCTCCTGTCGACCCTCGCGCTGTGGTTCGGCGGGCTCGGGACGTTTGTGGCGCTGCAGGCGGTGTCGCGGCGAGCGCTCACCTCGCGAGCGCCGTCGGCCCTGCTGGCGCTGCGCGGATTCCTGCCCGTAGCCGTCATCGGCGCGGTGCAGGGTGTGCTGATCGCCGGGATCGTGCAGCTCGCGGCCTCGTACACGTGGGGCGAGTGGACGGTCTACGCCGCCGTCTGCGTGGTCGCCGGCGTCGCCTTCGCCGCGGTCAACCAGGCGCTCGTCGCAGTGTTCGGCGGTGTAGGCCGGTGGATCTCGGCGCTCGTGGGTGTGCTCGTCGTCGCGACCGGCGTCGTCTCGACCGTGCCGGGAGCGCTGAGCTCGCTCGCGTCGCTGCTGCCGACCGCCCCGGCGTATCAGGGGATGCTCGCCGCCCTCACGGCGGCGGACGGCCTCGGTGCGGGGCTCGGCGGTCTCGCGGTGTGGACCATCCTCGCGCTCCTCGCCACGGTCGTGGCGGTCACCCGTCGCCGGACGGTGTCGGCCCGGTCGCTGAAGGCCGCGCCCGCGCCGGCCTGA
- a CDS encoding helix-turn-helix domain-containing protein has translation MTTSTTPARRRDATRQRLLDAAAEVFAESGLDAASVEAVCERAGFTRGAFYSNFDSKEELFLELAARVWEARIGAVAVRVAELEDGGHLEVTTDAIQAVVQRVLDGPAEDRLGVLLMSEIRMHALRNPRFAEGFLRQQDEMHSSVARIIDDIGRSTGVRFRVPAADAARLFISSWESTLVRAVMAGLDDEEREQRCRAEVAQIAHLVLAGD, from the coding sequence ATGACGACGAGCACCACGCCGGCCCGCCGCCGCGATGCCACCCGTCAGCGACTGCTCGACGCCGCCGCGGAGGTCTTCGCCGAATCGGGTCTGGATGCCGCCTCGGTCGAGGCCGTGTGCGAGCGGGCGGGCTTCACGCGCGGTGCGTTCTACTCCAACTTCGACAGCAAGGAAGAGCTCTTCCTCGAGCTGGCGGCACGCGTGTGGGAGGCGCGCATCGGCGCTGTGGCGGTGCGCGTGGCGGAGCTCGAAGACGGCGGTCACCTCGAGGTGACGACCGACGCGATCCAGGCGGTGGTGCAGCGGGTCTTGGACGGCCCTGCCGAGGACCGGCTGGGCGTGCTGCTCATGAGCGAGATCCGCATGCACGCGCTGCGCAACCCGCGCTTCGCCGAGGGCTTCCTCCGCCAGCAGGACGAGATGCATTCCAGCGTCGCCCGCATCATCGACGACATCGGTCGGTCCACCGGGGTGCGGTTCCGGGTCCCCGCTGCCGACGCGGCACGGCTGTTCATCTCCTCCTGGGAGTCCACGCTCGTCCGCGCAGTGATGGCCGGCCTCGACGACGAGGAGCGCGAGCAGCGCTGTCGCGCCGAGGTCGCGCAGATCGCCCACCTCGTCCTCGCAGGCGACTGA
- a CDS encoding PadR family transcriptional regulator, with amino-acid sequence MTETEALDTHLQELRRGTVVLACLRLLQDPGYGYGLLEELQARGFDVDANTLYPLLRRLEKQGHLSSEWNTDEARPRKFYRTSAEGTRLAAALSADFDALARAIAALPAPSAS; translated from the coding sequence ATGACCGAAACGGAAGCCCTCGACACCCACCTGCAGGAGCTCCGCCGCGGAACCGTCGTCCTGGCGTGCCTGCGGCTCCTGCAGGACCCGGGGTACGGCTACGGCCTGCTCGAGGAGCTGCAGGCGCGCGGCTTCGACGTCGACGCCAACACGCTGTACCCCCTGCTTCGTCGGCTCGAGAAGCAGGGTCACCTCTCGAGCGAGTGGAACACCGACGAGGCGCGGCCTCGCAAGTTCTACCGCACGAGCGCCGAGGGAACCCGGCTCGCCGCCGCCCTCAGCGCCGACTTCGACGCGCTCGCCCGCGCGATCGCCGCCCTTCCCGCCCCTTCCGCCTCCTGA